The window TGGTCAGGGCTTTCTAATTTAAATGAGTTGTCGTGTTAGCTAGCTAGCCATTAACGACATCATCATTATAAGTAATGTTGATTGCGCATGCCTCAAGAGCTTCCAGTAAGCGTTGCTTATTATGGTAATCACCGTTGTCGGCATCGCTCAGTGGTCGGCACAATACGTTAACCCTTTCGGATTTCGCCGATTTATCCTGAGTAATCACAGTATCAATAGGCAAGCAACCAATATTGTTTTCCAGCCAGTTTAATTTGTCGTCCAAAGGTAATTTTCCTGCCGGACTATCTTCTTGGTTGATGTTGTCGATAAATACGCATTGGCCAGTTCGTTTTTCGATGGCATTGCGTAAGTCATTAACTAACAGGGGAGGGACGACACTGGTAAGAAAGCTGCCCGGGCCAAGAATGATCAAATCGGCATTTTCAATGGCAATTAAACATTCTGGGATGGATTTTACCAGAGGCGCTAACATTAGCTTGTGAGGCATCGTTGGCATGTCATCAACGGATATCTCACCAACTTTACAACGGCCGTGCTCATAGAACGCCAATAAATCCGTTGGTGTTTCCGACATAGGGTAGACTTTGGTTTTCACTCTCAGCAAGCTAGAGATAAGATTGATCGAATCAAGCGGACGGCTTTGTATTTCATTCAGTCCAAACAGGATCAAGTTTCCGAGGTTATGTCCCGATAACTCATCGTTGCCGTCAAAGCGAAAATTAAACAGCTGGTTACCTACGGATTCGGGCTCGACCAATTGCGTCAGGCAATTACGTAAATCGCCCCAGGCAATCGAGCTGGTTCGCTTTCTGAGTTTACCCGTAGAGCCACCATTATCTGTGGTAGCAACAATACCAGTAAGTTGATCTCCCAAAAAGGAAAGGGTGGAGAGGACACGTCCTAAACCATGGCCGCCGCCAATGGCGACTACATTGAGTTTTTGTAAGCGCATATTTGTTCTGTTACCTCATTAACCATGAATACTGCGCAAAATAAGACTGGCTCAGAAAATAATAATTAGGAAATTTCATAGATAGTTATAGGAGCTATTACTACGCTTCTCAAGAAATTAGTCTCATTTGTTCACGCAACTTTATTGTAGCGACAATCGTTACATAATTGCTACACCTATACCGTATCCGATTGTAATCGTCATTTTTATTTTCATATGCTTTATTTATTGCTGCGTCTAATGACTGTGTAATTCTCGATGTTCATTCACGGGAATTTGCTAAAACGCTATCAAATATTTGTTTAAAAAGGTGTTAAAACCTGCAGTTTGCAGCAGCTTTCAGATAAAAAAACGGCAAAGCGATGAATTAATAAACGCTTAAACCTGTTTTTCCCGATTTTTACGATTTTATGCAAAAAAACTGTTGACTCTTTTCAGCACCCTGCTTAGAATTCGCCTCGCTTTCAACGAGTAAGGTCGCTCAAGAGAGCAGGTTCTGGGGCTATAGCTCAGCTGGGAGAGCGCTTCGCTGGCAGCGAAGAGGTCTGCGGTTCGATCCCGCATAGCTCCACCAGAATTCTTCAGGTTTGATAATATCGAGCCTCGACTTTGGCAAAAGTCAACGCAGGCTGAGGTGTCAGTCTGCCGAAGGTGAATTTAAGATTTGAAGTGTCTTATTTTCTTATGCAGATATACTTAACAGGTTGATTAGATTTGTTAGATATACATTGCGTCCCCTTCGTCTAGAGGCCTAGGACACCGCCCTTTCACGGCGGTAACAGGGGTTCGAATCCCCTAGGGGACGCCACTTCATTTAAAATAAGTTGTACCTGACAGGTTTATGTTAGTTCTAGTGCTGGTAAAATATTTTTACCAAGCGCAAATTCTTTAAAATACTCAGTGTTTTTCAGGAATTCTGCGTCCCCTTCGTCTAGAGGCCTAGGACACCGCCCTTTCACGGCGGTAACAGGGGTTCGAATCCCCTAGGGGACGCCATTTCGTCATAATATTCTGTTATCAAGGTCAAAAAGTTCTAGTGCCGACAAGGTTTCTTGTCATGCGCAACATTTTCTGAATACGTGAAAGATTCGGGAAATCTGCGTCCCCTTCGTCTAGAGGCCTAGGACACCGCCCTTTCACGGCGGTAACAGGGGTTCGAATCCCCTAGGGGACGCCAACTTATTTACATACAATTAGGTGACTTGTTCTGGTGCCGGTGAGGTTGACTCAT is drawn from Thalassotalea sp. PS06 and contains these coding sequences:
- the yvcK gene encoding uridine diphosphate-N-acetylglucosamine-binding protein YvcK, translating into MRLQKLNVVAIGGGHGLGRVLSTLSFLGDQLTGIVATTDNGGSTGKLRKRTSSIAWGDLRNCLTQLVEPESVGNQLFNFRFDGNDELSGHNLGNLILFGLNEIQSRPLDSINLISSLLRVKTKVYPMSETPTDLLAFYEHGRCKVGEISVDDMPTMPHKLMLAPLVKSIPECLIAIENADLIILGPGSFLTSVVPPLLVNDLRNAIEKRTGQCVFIDNINQEDSPAGKLPLDDKLNWLENNIGCLPIDTVITQDKSAKSERVNVLCRPLSDADNGDYHNKQRLLEALEACAINITYNDDVVNG